The Shinella zoogloeoides genome contains the following window.
TGTCGGTCGTGGATATCGGTTCCAACTCGATTCGCCTCGTGATCTACGAGGGCATGAGCCGTTCGCCGGCCATGCTCTTCAACGAAAAGGTCATGTGCGGCCTCGGCAAGGGCCTCGCCCGCACCGGCCGCATGAATCAGGCGAGCGTCGAGCGTGCGCTGGCCGCTCTCCACCGTTTCAAGGCCCTGTCGAGACAGGCCCGCGCCTCCACCATGTTCGCGCTGGCGACCGCCGCTGCGCGTGAGGCGGAAAACGGTCCCGATTTCATCCATCAGGCGGAAATGATCCTCGGCCAGAAGGTCCGCGTGCTGACCGGCGAAGAGGAAGCCTATTTCTCCGCGCTCGGCATCGTCAGCGGCTTTGCCGATACGGACGGCATCGTCGGCGACCTCGGCGGCGGCTCGCTGGAGCTGATTGATGTGGCCGGCGTGAATGTCGGCAAGGGCATCACCCTGCCGCTTGGCGGCATCCGCCTTTCGGAAGCCTCCGGCGGCTCGCCCGCGCAGGCCCGCATTGTCGCGCGAAAATACCTGCGCACCGCCAATCTGCTGAAGAAGGGCGAGGGCCGCGCCTTCTACGCCGTCGGCGGCACCTGGCGCGCCCTTGGCGCGCTTCATATGGAAGCGCAGAACTACCCGCTGCACATGATCCAGGGCTACGAACTCGGCTTTGCCGACGCCATGGATTTCCTGACGGACGTGGTCACCGCCAAGGACCAGAAGGATCCCGCCTATGCGGCGATCTCCAAGAGCCGGCGCAACCTCCTGCCCTTCGGCGCGGTGGCGCTACAGGAGACCATAGCCATCATGAAGCCCTCGCGGGTCTTCTTCTCCGCGCAGGGCGTGCGCGAAGGCTATCTCTATTCGCTGCTGCCCGAGCGGGAGAAGGCGCGTGATCCGCTGCTCTCCGCCGCAGGCGAACTTGCCATCCTGCGCGCCCGCTCGCCCGAGCACGCCCGCGAGCTTGCCGAATGGACCGGCCGCATGATGCCGCTCTTCGGCGTCACCGAGACGCCGGAAGAGGCGCGCTACCGCGAGACGGCCTGCCTGCTCGCCGACATAAGCTGGCGCGCCCACCCGGATTATCGTGGCCTGCAGGCGCTCAACCTCATCGCCCATGGCACCTTCATCGGCATCACCCATCCCGGCCGCGCCTTCATCGCGCTTGCCAACTACTACCGTTTTGAGGGCCTCAACGACGACGCCGTCTCCAGTTCGCTCGCCGGCATCGCCCCGCCGCGCATGCGCGAACTGGCAAAGCTCCTCGGCGGCCTGCTGCGCGTCGCCTATCTCTTCTCGGCTTCCATGCCGGGCGTGGTGCCGCATATCGCCTTCCGCAAGTCCTCGCAGCCCGATACCGACCTCGACCTCCTCGTGCCGGCGGATTATGCCGAGCTTGCCGGCGAACGGCTCGACGGCCGCCTGCAGCAGCTTGCCAAGCTGACGGGCAAGAAGCTCGCTTTCAAGTTTCAGTGA
Protein-coding sequences here:
- the ppx gene encoding exopolyphosphatase, whose product is MVESEAQGRLPGIAPVSVVDIGSNSIRLVIYEGMSRSPAMLFNEKVMCGLGKGLARTGRMNQASVERALAALHRFKALSRQARASTMFALATAAAREAENGPDFIHQAEMILGQKVRVLTGEEEAYFSALGIVSGFADTDGIVGDLGGGSLELIDVAGVNVGKGITLPLGGIRLSEASGGSPAQARIVARKYLRTANLLKKGEGRAFYAVGGTWRALGALHMEAQNYPLHMIQGYELGFADAMDFLTDVVTAKDQKDPAYAAISKSRRNLLPFGAVALQETIAIMKPSRVFFSAQGVREGYLYSLLPEREKARDPLLSAAGELAILRARSPEHARELAEWTGRMMPLFGVTETPEEARYRETACLLADISWRAHPDYRGLQALNLIAHGTFIGITHPGRAFIALANYYRFEGLNDDAVSSSLAGIAPPRMRELAKLLGGLLRVAYLFSASMPGVVPHIAFRKSSQPDTDLDLLVPADYAELAGERLDGRLQQLAKLTGKKLAFKFQ